Proteins encoded by one window of Dyella humicola:
- a CDS encoding DUF2784 domain-containing protein → MAWLANTVLVVHALLVLFIVGGLVAIWVGAGVGWPWVGDRTFRVVHLCAIGVVAALPMLGIACPLTVLEDWLRTGTVGEEGFLQHWVSRLLYYDLPSWVFTLGYALFALLVLLTWRLVPPRRRR, encoded by the coding sequence GTGGCCTGGCTGGCCAACACCGTACTCGTGGTGCACGCGCTGCTCGTGCTGTTCATCGTTGGCGGACTCGTCGCGATATGGGTCGGCGCAGGCGTCGGCTGGCCGTGGGTCGGCGACCGGACCTTTCGCGTTGTCCATCTTTGCGCCATCGGCGTGGTGGCGGCGCTGCCGATGTTGGGCATAGCCTGCCCATTGACGGTCCTTGAGGACTGGTTGCGCACTGGTACTGTCGGAGAGGAAGGCTTCCTGCAGCATTGGGTGAGCCGTCTGCTCTATTACGACTTGCCGTCCTGGGTGTTCACGCTCGGCTATGCACTCTTCGCATTGCTCGTACTGCTGACCTGGCGCCTGGTTCCGCCGCGGCGACGCAGATAA